From the Entomomonas sp. E2T0 genome, one window contains:
- a CDS encoding TIGR03759 family integrating conjugative element protein, giving the protein MKYNYLLAYCLLTVSLTASAQLSVTSDKESFSFLNQQQLQGQTHAETKQTQSQITNSLKQQYAEQAAQWSLTEQEWEKFEAIKKGPRGYWSPNLDPLTALGMEAETDEERQRYAETQVKMEVARVERELAYQRAYNAAFKRLYPNMLPVQGMGTTKPLMSTSTATSNRLTVFVKQDCKPCEAKVKTLQKAGTGFDIYMVDSNNKDDVIRKWANKVGIQPQLVHRKQITLNHGEKLWKQVGRETDKLPITYLQANGQLVRQN; this is encoded by the coding sequence ATGAAATATAACTATTTACTAGCTTATTGTTTATTAACCGTTTCACTGACAGCTTCAGCACAACTATCTGTAACTAGTGATAAAGAAAGTTTTAGTTTTCTTAATCAACAACAACTGCAAGGACAGACTCACGCTGAGACTAAGCAAACTCAGTCGCAAATTACCAATAGCCTTAAACAACAATATGCAGAACAAGCAGCCCAATGGTCACTTACTGAACAAGAATGGGAAAAGTTTGAGGCAATTAAGAAAGGTCCTAGGGGATACTGGAGTCCTAATCTTGATCCATTAACCGCATTAGGTATGGAAGCTGAAACAGATGAGGAACGTCAACGTTATGCAGAAACTCAAGTAAAAATGGAAGTAGCCAGAGTTGAGCGAGAGCTAGCTTATCAACGCGCTTATAACGCAGCCTTTAAACGTCTTTATCCCAATATGCTACCTGTACAAGGCATGGGAACAACTAAACCTTTAATGAGTACTAGTACAGCTACCAGTAATCGTTTAACAGTATTTGTTAAACAAGACTGTAAGCCCTGTGAAGCAAAAGTTAAAACATTGCAAAAAGCAGGTACTGGTTTTGATATATACATGGTCGATAGCAATAACAAAGACGATGTAATCAGAAAGTGGGCCAATAAAGTTGGTATCCAACCACAGCTTGTTCATCGTAAACAAATTACCTTGAATCATGGAGAAAAGCTTTGGAAACAAGTAGGGAGGGAAACGGACAAATTGCCTATTACCTATCTTCAGGCTAATGGGCAATTGGTTCGTCAAAATTAA
- a CDS encoding PcfJ domain-containing protein, which produces MTIEIEKLSTKYSASQIEHALLWKERFKKCADNPDKFEKNFLKDYLDITNRHYFWFYQISDTEVILRLFDYFLYYDGQFIRGVANTYRKASPKKLTKRYITQCKEMVIEQGCYYDPLIPSTSFTDKFRENIASYTKYIYYTLLVKKYFKVVDKHYHNAYNIDKEIWNQFHTNTTRFIRGKNYYFLRLAAFKLKLFNQALNPNILKLIRSVRCPTYRLYNWVAEGNSSYREQLIRAQPVLVPMLVLHDVTDIHPLKELLLYLQTNNYPWKLLNNIKKPDLIEKDYIDYKLPYKIKGEPQYLFNLFGVVADRQLPLNEVLSFFFRTPSIKEISYIGKMRVYDLGGAISYTHYNIYDWLFDGTKLGNIKPKNKKEWQAWRKLYWKYEEFITKRPDLISFFKGVKNPLNEGMFDEYKRTKEDYMEMIRNLSTTRLGGDNLFYELRDKLESHLSYIQLKNILIKYHKVLPKLQAKLTQELTGLNQGNSWQPMLNQNNLIAPNKVVITELLTPEALEKEGRSMKHCVASYFSSCFEGYCRIISFRKEGKSLATAEFNIQTVQQGDSYIDEIQCRQFRGFGNKETPKEADEAYRWFSKYYLSTSSSIINLDWPDESYKIDGLRYFRNKLSDELRHWLKGIIL; this is translated from the coding sequence ATGACTATAGAGATCGAGAAACTTTCAACTAAATATTCTGCAAGCCAAATAGAACATGCATTACTATGGAAAGAACGATTTAAAAAATGTGCAGATAATCCTGATAAATTTGAAAAAAACTTTCTTAAAGATTACTTAGACATAACTAATAGACACTACTTCTGGTTTTACCAGATTAGTGATACAGAAGTTATATTACGTCTCTTTGATTATTTCTTATATTACGATGGTCAATTTATACGTGGTGTAGCTAATACCTATCGTAAAGCCAGTCCTAAAAAATTAACCAAAAGATATATAACCCAATGTAAAGAGATGGTTATAGAGCAAGGTTGCTACTATGATCCGCTTATCCCTAGTACAAGCTTTACTGACAAATTTCGAGAAAATATAGCGAGCTATACGAAATATATTTATTACACATTGCTTGTTAAGAAGTATTTTAAAGTAGTAGATAAGCATTATCACAATGCATACAATATTGATAAAGAGATATGGAATCAGTTTCATACTAATACAACGAGGTTTATCAGAGGTAAGAATTATTATTTTCTTCGTTTGGCAGCCTTTAAGTTAAAGCTTTTTAATCAAGCATTAAACCCCAATATTTTAAAACTTATACGATCAGTTAGGTGTCCTACCTATCGGTTGTATAATTGGGTTGCTGAAGGCAACTCATCTTATCGAGAACAACTGATTAGGGCACAACCTGTATTGGTACCTATGCTAGTATTACATGATGTGACAGATATACACCCATTAAAAGAACTTTTACTTTATTTACAAACCAATAACTACCCTTGGAAACTATTAAATAACATAAAGAAACCTGATCTAATTGAAAAAGATTATATTGATTATAAGTTACCCTACAAGATTAAAGGTGAACCACAATATTTGTTCAACTTATTTGGAGTAGTAGCAGATAGACAGCTACCTTTAAATGAAGTATTAAGTTTCTTTTTTAGAACACCCTCAATTAAAGAGATTAGCTATATAGGTAAAATGAGAGTGTATGATCTAGGAGGAGCCATTTCTTATACTCATTATAATATCTATGATTGGTTATTTGATGGTACTAAACTGGGTAATATAAAACCAAAAAATAAAAAAGAGTGGCAAGCATGGCGAAAATTATATTGGAAATATGAAGAATTTATAACAAAACGTCCAGATTTGATTAGTTTTTTCAAAGGAGTCAAAAACCCTCTGAATGAAGGGATGTTTGATGAATATAAAAGAACTAAAGAAGATTATATGGAAATGATACGTAATTTATCTACTACACGTTTAGGGGGTGATAATCTCTTTTATGAACTAAGAGATAAATTAGAAAGTCATTTAAGCTACATCCAATTAAAAAATATTCTAATTAAATACCATAAAGTATTGCCCAAGCTACAGGCTAAATTGACACAGGAGCTAACAGGCCTTAATCAGGGTAATTCATGGCAACCCATGTTAAACCAAAATAATCTAATAGCACCCAACAAAGTGGTTATCACAGAATTATTAACACCAGAAGCTTTAGAGAAGGAGGGACGTAGTATGAAACATTGCGTTGCCTCTTATTTTTCATCCTGTTTTGAAGGATATTGTCGGATTATTTCTTTTAGAAAAGAAGGTAAATCATTAGCTACTGCTGAGTTTAATATTCAGACTGTTCAACAGGGTGATAGTTACATTGATGAAATACAATGTAGGCAATTTAGAGGCTTTGGTAATAAAGAGACCCCTAAAGAAGCTGACGAGGCATATAGGTGGTTTAGCAAATATTATCTAAGTACTTCATCATCTATTATTAACCTAGACTGGCCAGATGAAAGTTATAAAATTGATGGACTACGTTATTTTCGTAATAAACTTTCGGATGAATTAAGGCATTGGTTAAAGGGTATTATCTTATAA
- a CDS encoding DUF3577 domain-containing protein, whose translation MTNQTQQTTQYFNVHTTGLGYVNRIREVKPENGGKPFWSCTVAVLRGASDNVKYTYIDCRVSGEEALSLVKRLKKTVDEAIKEGKAEPKLLIGFTIGDIYPESFTYESGDKKGKTGVNIKGRLLRISSIKKDGETVYQAPKKEEADPEVPVDNIPAEQIEQAQLQNDVPTTPAPSEQPAQEEAEEMAAF comes from the coding sequence ATGACTAATCAAACTCAACAAACTACTCAATACTTCAACGTTCACACTACTGGTCTTGGTTATGTAAACCGTATTCGTGAAGTAAAACCTGAAAATGGTGGTAAGCCATTTTGGTCTTGTACTGTTGCAGTATTAAGAGGTGCATCTGATAACGTTAAGTATACCTATATCGACTGTCGTGTTTCTGGTGAAGAAGCGTTAAGTTTAGTTAAACGCCTTAAAAAGACAGTTGATGAAGCTATCAAAGAGGGTAAGGCTGAACCAAAGCTATTAATCGGCTTTACTATTGGCGATATCTATCCTGAATCATTTACTTATGAATCAGGCGATAAAAAAGGTAAAACTGGTGTAAATATCAAAGGTAGACTACTTCGTATATCTTCTATCAAAAAAGATGGTGAAACAGTTTATCAAGCACCTAAGAAAGAGGAAGCTGATCCAGAAGTTCCAGTAGATAATATTCCTGCTGAACAAATAGAACAAGCTCAACTTCAAAATGATGTTCCAACAACTCCAGCACCTTCTGAGCAACCTGCTCAAGAAGAAGCTGAAGAAATGGCAGCATTTTAA